TACTTTCATGGACTCTTGATGTAAAGATTAAGGAGCTTCGACCCTTAATCATTTTCTCGAAACTTTGACATGAACCAAGAATCTTAAAGCTTCAACATGAACAAAAGATACCAAATGAGAAAGGTGAGAAAAAGGTAGAAttttgattcatgaatttttaatacatattcaatataaaatattaagtcaaagttcagaaattatttatgtaattcttaaaaaaaaaataatgatagaTATGTAGAAGACAACAACGGAAGGAGGCAGAGATTAATgataaaggagaaagaaaatttagaacgACATGACACCTTCCCTTTCCCCCAGCAAAACTGGCGGGAATCTCATCTTTCCCTCCTCCAccttcccccctctctctctccgtgaaCTCGAACTCGCGCGCTCGACTCACCGAGAGCTCCACTGAGTCGCCGCCATGAGCGCTTCCACCAGGAAACGCCCTCCCCCGGCGGCGCACCCTTCCCCGGCGGCGCACCCGCCGAAGCACCAGGCcaccacgccgccgccgccgccgcagccggcCCCGAGGCCGCCCCTCGAGGAGGAATTCCTCGACGAGGACGTCTACCTCGACGAAACCCTAATCCCCGGCGACGACGACCACGACGAGGAGTACCTCATCCTCCGCGACATCGAGGAGCGCCAGGGCCTCGCCTCGCGCCTCGCCAAGTGGGCCCGCCCTCCCCTCTCCGACGGCTACCTGTCGCAGTCGAAGAACGTCGGTGAGCGCCTCTCTGTGTGCCGCCGGGCTTTTGAATTCCGCCGCATCGGTTTTTGGCCCTAGGGGTTTGTTCGGGTTTTAAGCGATTTCCGTCTTGTTCGCTCGACTGTTTTTGGGGATTTCAGTTTATCAGCAATTGGCGATCGATTACGTGATCGCGGAGAGCCACAGGGAACTCTTGCCTGATCGTTCCGGGCCTGCCGCGATTATTCGCATTTTCGGGGTCACGAGGGAAGGTTAGTATGGCTTCTCATTTACTCAAGGTGATTTCTTTGGTTGAAATTAGCTTTGTCAGGGCAAGAGTAAGTAGTCAGCTGTGTTTGCTCAGTTAAACACGGCTTGTAGATCTCATTAGCCTGAACAAGTGACAGTTTCTCTGATGTTTATCTAgctttaattatttaaattctaaCCTTATTTGGTAGGGCATAGTGTTTGCTGCAATGTTCATGGGTTCGAGCCGTACTTCTACATTAGTTGTCCTCCAGGAATGGGCCCAGATGATAGTTCCCGTTTTCATCAAGTTCTCGAGGTATCTTCTGTCATTTGACAAAGACAAGTTGCTTCTTTAATTAAATAgccttattttttttacttggtTCGAAAACTCATGTACAAATGTTCCTCAGGGAAGGATGAGAGATGCAAACAGGAATAGCAAAGTGCCTAAGTACGTTAGACGTATAGAAATGGTGCAGAAAAGAAGTATTATGTATTATCAGCAGCAAACTTCTCATCCTTTTCTCAAGATCGTGGTTGCATTGCCAACGATGGTGACCACATGCCGTGGTAACATGTCAGACTTGTTTTGTTTGAGAAACACTTGAGGAATATGTTTGGCTGGATGCATGGTTCTTCTTCTCATGTTTCCATTTGAAGTTTTGTCTGAGAAACACTTGAGGGATATGATTGGCTCGATGCGTGGTTCTTCTCATGTTTCCATTTGAAATCATCTTTGTGCAGATTGCGGAAGATTATcactttgtattaaaaatttatttggggTAGAAACTTGCATGTTTATACAAAGTAGTACTTCCTCTTGATTAGAGATATCATAATGGCAGGCATTCTTGACAGAGGTATTCAGATTGATGGGTTGGGTATGAAGAGCTTCATGACATACGAAAGCAACATCCTTTTTGCACTTCGTTTTATGATTGACCGCAATGTTGTTGGAGGCAATTGGATTGAAGTACCTGCTGGAAAGTACCGAAGGACAGCCAAAAAGTTGTCTTATTGCCAGTTGGAGTTCGATTGCTTGTATCCTTGGACATGTATGGTcacttagggtgtgtttggtaacatttctattcctaggAAAAACTTTtgtttggaaataattttttccactTCTATTCCGTGGACAAGTTTCTAAGCATTCGAATGCATTTGCTAACCacacaaaatttctatccccaaaacataaaaagaacatgaacGTATTTAGTACgatactcaatttttttgtgacgtggaatttttaaaaaattttaacaattttttgagatttttctattttttttttaatttgtactTTTTTATCGCTCCGATCTCCATCCTCCTTTAGCTGATCATTGGGTCGACCTCACCCGGCCACGCGAGGTCAGCCTTGCCATGGCCAGGTGAAGCTGACCTCAaggtggctgggtgaggctcccTCGAGGCTGGTGATTggctagaagaggaagaagaaaaaagaaaagaaaattacctgttttagaaattgttcttgggaacaaagaattaagtttttctacttcttgtttctatgTCAAATCTATTCCCTGGCCACTAGTTTGtttcggggaatagaaaaattagctaatattatcaaacggatttttgttctttttctgtttcagggaacaaaataacagaaaaattgAGGAATAGGAAcattaccaaacagggccttattCAAGGAAGAGGAGAGTTCATTTTAATCTTTGAGTTGAGTGTATACTTGTGTCGTGGTTTTACTTAACATAATTGCTCAGGTACTCTGAACTCATTAGCCATTCCCTGGAAGGTGAATTCTCTAAGATGGCTCCTTTCCGTATTTTGAGTTTTGACATTGAGTGTGCTGGTCGAAAAGGTCATTTTCCAGAGCCTAACCATGATCCTGTCATCCAGGTCTGAAATTTTCTATCCCTCTAGTCAGCAAAACTCTTGAAAGTACAATGGCTTAGTCATTGCAATCATCTTATTTGTCTATTTCTGGAAACTGTTTGTCTTTTAGGTGGCCAATCTAGTCACCTTGCAGGGAGAGAGCCAGCCGTTTGTGCGAAATGTGATGACCCTGAAGTCATGCTCTCCTATAGTTGGTGTTGATGTCATGTCATTTGACACAGAAAGAGAAGTCCTGCTAGCTTGGAGGGTATTGGGCTTGCTCTagaattcttttctctcttattgCAAGAGGATTTTGTCATCTTGATTTAGGTCTATATACTAAATCTATGCATGGCTCGAACTGCTTTAGCAGTTTAGCTGGTCATGGCATTGTATAGCTTAATTATCTACAAAGAATGTCtgaaactgtttttttttttttttttttcatgtatgcttttttttatttctctatggGTTCTCTGCATTCTCACCTGTCTGTTGGTCGTTTGATTGGCTGGATGCAGTTAGACTTCATGGTTGTAATGTTGTATTGATGATTTTGCTTGCAGTTAATTATCAAATGTCAGAGGGTGTTGTTTATTAGCTTCTATTATTTCATTCCTCCCcacctaaaataaaaaaaaacctgcCATGTACTTTACTTGGTAAGGCAAGTTACGTTGTCTTtgtattcatttttattaaacaCCTCCCAAGTACTACACTTTGTAAGGCAAGTTATGTTatctttaatttcattttttgtgttGGGACATAATATGATTTTCTTTAGCAAGTCTAGCCATTATAATAAGCCTCGGTTTGGTTGCAGGATTTAATCAGGGAAGTCGACCCCGATATTATAATAGGGTATAACATCTGCAAGTTTGATTTGCCATATCTTATTGAGGTTAGTAAAATTGAGAATTTCCAATGtccatgtttgtgcatctccCTTGGATTTCTCTGTCACTGCTAAAGTTTACTACTGCATGGATCAGTTAGGATTGCTCAAGTCTTTGGACATGCATCTTGGAGACAGTTAATCTTTGGAACTATTGATGGCCATAAGTGGCTTAGAGTTTTTCAGTACATAATAATTCCATTGTCCTCCTCTGATAGCTGAATATGAGTCTAGTGGCTCGTCTTAGCAGAGATGATGGTTTTTTTGTTGTGGATATCTATGCTTTAAACCTTTTTTATATGGATAATCAGTTCTGGATATGAATATCAATCTTACCCAGGATACTGGGTCTTAGGGTTCTGGTTTTTTATGCTATTATTGTTCTATTTAAATGGAACAGGCACCTTAGGAAGTGTAAGCCTGGCAGCTTCTAAAGTCAAAGTGCATTTTTTGGTTCCCTTTCCTCTGTCATTGACCTCTTCCTGCTACTTTGGATACAACATGCTAGTGCACCAACCTGCTTTATAGTTGTTTAAAATTGCGGTGCAATTGCAATACATGAGATCTCTTGGCTGGTGACCAACCTTATATTTTCTATGCCtgatatttgagaaaataaatgaggtttCAATTTTCTGTCATTATCATTCGGACGCTGGACCAAATTGATGGAGTGGTCAGCTTCATGGCTAGTGGGAGTTAAATTtgaggggttttttttttctttcttttaattctttataTGTTACTTGCAGCTGAGTAGATTTATGCTAGTTCCTAAATCAAATATCACTATGGTGCCTATCGTCAATAATTTGGTTTCCATATTATGCAGAGAGCTGAAGCTTTAGGCATTCCTGAATTTCCTATATTGGGCCGTGTGAGGAATAGCAGGGTCCGTGTCAGAGACACAACTTTTTCCTCAAGGTAATTAAGGCTTGACATCAAGTTAGCCACTACATCAGTCTGGTCTCTATAAAATTGAGTCGAAAGATCTAATTTTATAGTACTAGAAAAATTATAGTCCTTTTCGTATTAAGTGTCAATGATAGTTTGAATGCCTCATTTTCACAATATAGTTGCCAATGTTCTAACTCGATAGAGGAACAAATGATCAGCTACTACTTGACTTGATAGTTACATATTGGAAATGTCAATTCCACGGACAAACGGTACTTAGTTCCACGGTCAAAGCAAGTTCCAGAAATATGACCCTCAAGAAACACCAAAAATCCAACTTGACAAGTACAAGATCTTAGTGAACAAACGAACTAGCACTCCTTGAAAAAGTCAATAACAGTTGAAACAACAGTTATTACTTCTTGACACTGGGAATTGACTTGGATCTACTTCAAAACAAATGTGCTGGCACAATTAAGTTGAGGTAGTGAATGTGAACGTATTCCAATGTGCTTTTAGTTAACTGCTTGGGCTTATCAATATAAATTTGTGGAACTTTTGACAGTACTGCATGAGTTGATGTCACTAGCCAGCGTGGCTCATCAATGCTTCTTTGTATCACAGGCAGCATGGAACAAGGGAAAGTAAAGAAGTCACCATTGAAGGGAGGGTTCAATTTGACTTGTTCCAGGTACGGTTTCCAGAGGTTTTACCTGAGTAGCTTGCTCTTTTCCGAGGAGATATACGGATGACCCGAAGTTTTCTCTGTTGTGATAGGCTGTGCAACGAGATTATAAACTAAGTTCTTATTCGTTGAACTCTGTTTCGGCACACTTCCTTTCTGAGCAGGTGAGCTTCAATCTCTTGCTGAAGTTTAGGTCAACATTTGTTTCCATTGTGTCTGTCTTTATCATTTGGCATATGCGTGATTGAGATGCGAGTTAGTTTCTGTGGTTAGCAGGAAAAGTTTCTGTGACTTTTTTGCAGTTGGTAGTAACTGGTGATTGAAATGTCTTCTTTAGTTTGAGGGGCTTCTTTGGTTTTGGCATCAGAAAATGGTGTGCATCCTGGCAAGATGTCATCGGAATAACATATTCTAAATATAATGTTATAAGGTGAATTGTAGTGATGACGGGATAAGGTGAATTGTAGTATCAGCTTTGCAAGTTCACATCTGAGTTCCCTTATGCTATAACTTAAGGTTCACCAAGCATCTTCATTATGAGGGAAGACTTGGATCATTGTTCTCATAGTTTGATGAGCTGACGACAAAATGCAATTGCCATAAGTTGTTCAATGCTTGCCATTAATAAATGCATTGTTAGTCTAAGGAGCTGGATTGTTTTCTTCTCAcctgatttcttcttcaacagtTTTACTTTTGAGATTGCTTTTTCTTGAGGGCCTCAGAATTACCAGTCTCACATCTTTGAAGATGATTATTGAAGGCTACACATATTTAGAAGTTAATTTAATGTGTATTTTGATGATTGGAAAGATTTTTCATTGGGTTTGACCGGACCCTTCACTCTTATAAGGAGGGGTCAAGAGATTTAGATGATTTGGTTGTTTCAATTATCAGCTCCTTATACAGTGACCTAGGAAGCACAATATTTATTAGCTTATCATAGCTCATGTCCCAATGATGATGCTTTTCATCTGTATGCTTTGGTGACATGCAtggttgaagaaaatatttgccAGTGCACTGTGTTTCAGTCTAGAGATTATATTTGATGCATCAACAATCTCATTCACAATATGATGCTTCCACTAGTAGGATTTGAAGAATTGTTCTTCCAGGGATCTGGCTTTCCATaagttaattaagaaaatatatatcaacTGTGATTTTTGTTATTGAACATTTTGTCCCTTCATAACTTTCTTGGAAGTAGTCATACTATCTTATACAAGTTCATGCCACTTCTTTTCATTCAGAAAGAGGATGTTCACCATTCAATTATATCAGATCTTCAAAATGGCAATGCGGAAACGAGGAGGCGGCTTGCTGTATATTGTTTGAAGGTACAGACATTCTTTGGAAGTTTTCTTCTACTTACCAGTATATACCCTTGCTACATAGATGTTCCTCTATATTGGCTGGGTAGTATGTATGGTTTTGATATAATTCTAGAATTAGGTAGTAATCTGCAGGGGGGTGTGGAGCTTGAGGCTTCTCAAGCGCAGGCAAATCAAATGCTGTTGCCATTTATTTCTTTATCTAGTGTGATGTAGTGCATTTCTCTATTTGGATGTACATTTTGATacattgttttttgtttattaacaGTGGTCACAGCCTATAACAGTTGCTTGTCAAATCATGGTTTGTTGGTTTATGTTCCAGCAGCAATTATGTGGAAACATAGTGCTTCCATGATGCGCATTAGAAGTGTCCTGTAGATGCACGGTCTTGTTAAGAAATTGCTTGACTGGATTACGGAACATTTGAATCAGTTAAATTACTTTAGAGCATTTGATAGATTGTCCTGATGTGAGTGTATTGCTTTGCCTAACTTGTTTTTTTCTCAAGTGTTGCCTTCAGTCCTCTAGAATTAGATGAGGTTTGATTGCTGTCAGGGTGTAGATACTTTTGAAAACTTCCATCTATCTCCATTTACCTTTTGACTATAGCTTTGCTTTAGGAGACATTTCTTGCAACTAATGCATCAACTGGATGACATTTCTTTTGATCACAGGATGCTTATCTCCCACAGCGGTTGCTGGATAAACTGATGTTCATTTACAATTATGTGGAGATGGCAAGGGTCACTGGCGTTCCtatatcttttcttctttcccggGGGCAGAGCATTAAGGTCATATATTCTTGGGTTTTAAATTGATGATTATTTCATTTCAGGGATCATTGCTGATGTCAGAAAATCCTACCATTCATTGTCGCAGGTTCTTTCCCAACTTCTTAGGAAGGCAAAACAGAAGAACCTTGTTATCCCAAATATGAAACAGGCAGGATCCGAGCAAGGAACATATGAGGGTGCTACAGTGAGTTAGTCCTATAAACTTCTCTACCTGAAAACTGCCAGATAGTTTTAGCATACTGCCAATTAGTCCCTTTTCTCACTAACTAATAGTTATGTTGCTCTCACTGAGCGTTTTTAGGAAAACCAACTTTACGTGGCTTGCTGCCTGTGACAATTCAAAAATAATCGTAATTCTTGATGGTCCATGATTTTTCAGGTTCTGGAGGCCAAGGCAGGTTTCTATGAAAAGCCAATTGCGACGTTGGATTTTGCTTCTCTGTATCCATCAATAATGATGGCCTATAATTTGTGCTATTGCACACTGGTGATTCTTCTTACTGTGGCTCTTTATAATGCCTTTAAGCTATTTTAAGACAAAATGATATAAGGAAAATTAGATTTCATTTTCATCTGAGGTAGAAGCATTTTGTGGTGACTGTTATATTCTATAAAACTATTCTTTGTTATGTTTGAAGGTTACTCCTGAGGATGTTCGTAAGCTCAGCCTCCCACCAGAGTGTGTTAATAGAACTCCGTCTGGTGAAACATTTGTCAAATCGAGTCTGCAAAAGGTTATACCTATTAGTGTTGATAATCTCTATTCCAATTGAATTTACtattgtaatatttttaaaaaccgaattgcataattttcatgatgataaatgataaagaaaaaaaaaaattccttgcAGGGAATCTTGCCAGAGATCCTTGAAGAACTACTGGCTGCTCGTAAAAGAGCAAAGGCAGACCTGAAGGTAATTACATTTGTTTTTGAATAATTACAGTGACTGTAGTAGTGTATGTCTGCACTGCCATTCCAGCTTGTTCAGTCAATCTCCATGCTTTAAGTCTTAAGCTGGAAACTATGGATGTCAACCATCTCCACACCATGGCATGTTTTGAAGTGATAGCATTGCATGAACATGATTTCTATCTTGCATCACGTCTACCAGATACTAAAAGCACTAAGATGCATCTTTGATGCCAGACCTTTGGTAAACAACTCTTTTTTTGGATTATATTAGGAGGCAAAGGATCCACTTGAAAGAGCCGTGCTTGATGGTCGGCAGCTGGCTTTGAAGGTTcacttaattgttttttttatctccaATATATTGTAATGCAAACCATCACAACTGCCAGCAGAATGACTCCTGTGATTCGCATTACTTTTCAGATTAGTGCAAATTCTGTATATGGGTTTACTGGAGCTACTATTGGCCAGTTACCCTGCCTCGAGATATCTTCAAGTGTCACAAGCTATGGTGAGGTTCTGATAACATAGTTCATTGAGGTTtcaaataaataacttttgacTCATTAAGTATGAGAATCTTTTAAATGAAGGTCGGCAGATGATTGAGCACACAAAAAAGCTTGTTGAAGATAAATTTACTGTGCTTGGAGGGTATGAACACAATGCGGAGGTAGTTATCTACAatattttctgttttatttttcgTCTGGTTGATCATAAAGCTGGCCAGAGCTGTATACAgagtatttattatttattttttgcggaTTAGCATGCTAGCTGGAATACTTCCCCTAGATATTTACAGTAGAGATTCCAATTTTctcataatgaaaatttgtCATTTATGCTTAAGTTGGCACTTTCTTTTGATTCTCTAGATATTTTGATGATAGAGCTGTGATATTTGAAGGATTTGAACCTGCAGGTCCTGTTTCTCTCATTCAAGTCTctgataaaaaataagaaagatctGTCATCTTCATTTTAGAGATTTGTCTGTTACCCTGCAATCTTCATTTTACCACGAATTCCCTGTGGCATCTTGATTTATGTATTGGCCACCGTTTCTACTAATCTTTTAGACTTATTTTCACATGTGTTGAGTGGTTTGAAAGAGTctaaaatgttgaaaatgtGACTGCTCTCTGATTTGGGCTTTATGGagctctttctttgtttttcatgaTGGTGATGGAGCTCAATTGGTAGTTCTTTTAACTCATGAATTATT
Above is a window of Eucalyptus grandis isolate ANBG69807.140 chromosome 9, ASM1654582v1, whole genome shotgun sequence DNA encoding:
- the LOC104418096 gene encoding DNA polymerase delta catalytic subunit; translated protein: MSASTRKRPPPAAHPSPAAHPPKHQATTPPPPPQPAPRPPLEEEFLDEDVYLDETLIPGDDDHDEEYLILRDIEERQGLASRLAKWARPPLSDGYLSQSKNVVYQQLAIDYVIAESHRELLPDRSGPAAIIRIFGVTREGHSVCCNVHGFEPYFYISCPPGMGPDDSSRFHQVLEGRMRDANRNSKVPKYVRRIEMVQKRSIMYYQQQTSHPFLKIVVALPTMVTTCRGILDRGIQIDGLGMKSFMTYESNILFALRFMIDRNVVGGNWIEVPAGKYRRTAKKLSYCQLEFDCLYSELISHSLEGEFSKMAPFRILSFDIECAGRKGHFPEPNHDPVIQVANLVTLQGESQPFVRNVMTLKSCSPIVGVDVMSFDTEREVLLAWRDLIREVDPDIIIGYNICKFDLPYLIERAEALGIPEFPILGRVRNSRVRVRDTTFSSRQHGTRESKEVTIEGRVQFDLFQAVQRDYKLSSYSLNSVSAHFLSEQKEDVHHSIISDLQNGNAETRRRLAVYCLKDAYLPQRLLDKLMFIYNYVEMARVTGVPISFLLSRGQSIKVLSQLLRKAKQKNLVIPNMKQAGSEQGTYEGATVLEAKAGFYEKPIATLDFASLYPSIMMAYNLCYCTLVTPEDVRKLSLPPECVNRTPSGETFVKSSLQKGILPEILEELLAARKRAKADLKEAKDPLERAVLDGRQLALKISANSVYGFTGATIGQLPCLEISSSVTSYGRQMIEHTKKLVEDKFTVLGGYEHNAEIIYGDTDSVMVQFGVPTVEEAMKLGREAADYISGTFIKPIKLEFEKVYYPYLLISKKRYAGLYWTSPEKFDKMDTKGIETVRRDNCLLVKNLVTECLHKILIDRDIPKAVQYVKNTISDLLMNRVDLSLLVITKGLTKSGDDYDVKAAHVELAERMRKRDAATAPTVGDRVPYVIIKAAKGAKAYEKSEDPIYVLENNIPIDPQYYLENQISKPLLRIFEPILKNASKELLQGSHTRSISISTPSNSGIMKFAKKQLTCIGCKALISNTNGTLCSHCKGREAELYCKSVSQVSELEEIFGKLWTQCQECQGSLHQDVLCTSRDCPIFYRRKKAQKDMAEAKRQLDRWNF